A window of Roseobacter fucihabitans genomic DNA:
ATGGCAAATAGCCGTCTGGCTGCTTTCGGCGATCCGGACGGTGCGGGGTTGGATCGGGAGGCCATGTCGCTTGGGCGCTCTGGAAGCGGTAGGCTGAGAAACCGCCGGGCCTCTTGTGCGATATCGGCAAAATCGACGAAACCGCAGGTCTCGCGAATGATGTCGAGCAGATCGCCATGCTCTCCGGTGGCCGCATCGGTCCATTTCCCTGCGGCACCTTTGCCGGAAAGCGTGCCTTTGAAGCGACGACCGCCTGCCGGGATTTCAAACATGCCGGTCTCCGAGCCGTTCTCGTCCAACACGGGCCGCACCGTCAGGCTGGCCAGCAGGGTGCGCCGGGCGATGTCCTCGGCCAGCTCCTCAATCGACACACCAGCCTTGATGTGACGGACGTTGGACTGGCTGAGCAGGAGCTTGTTGAAGGGGATGTCGCGTGAGGCGCTCAGGGTGATTTTCTGTTGCTTGGTCATCGGGGTTCTCCGCGACGGGCCGGCCGGGAACCTCTCTCGACCTTTCAAACCCGTCACGAAAAACCCGGCCCACCTCTTCCTCTGGGGGAGGGACGGACCGGGACAATCTGGGTGCGACGTTGCTCAGGCGGCAGCTTCCAGCAGCTTCTTGGCGCGGGTTTCCATCTCCAGCCGCGCGTCTTGCTGGGGTTTGTTGCGCGCGACCGCCGTGATGCCCTGCACGAAATCAAAGACGCTTTCGGGCGGACGGCCTTCTTCGGTCAGGACGGTGTCGATGATCGTAGATGCCGCTGCTTTCGAGAACCCGCGCTTGCGCAGGAAGTCGGAGCGATCTTCATCTGTCCGTGCGACAATCTTCTCCCGCGCGGCGCGGATGCCGTCGATGAAGGGCGCGGGCGATGAGTTGGCGAAATTCCTGAGGGCCGGGGCGGCCTCATGTGCGAAACGGGACGCGGCATATTTCGAGTGGCGGATCTTGATCTCCTGGAAATCCTCGACGCCCCAGAGGTTGCGGTTCTGGCAGACGGCACGGAGGTAGAAGCTGGCGATGCCCAGCGTTTTGGCACCGACCTCCGAATTCCAGCAGTAGAACCCCCGGAAATAGAGGTCGGGCGAGCCGTCGGGCAGCAACCCCGCCTCGATCGGGTTCAGGTCATCGACCAGGAACAGGAACACATCACGATCCGAGGCATAGAGCGTCGTTGTTTCCTTGGTCACGTCCACACGCGGATTGTAGATGCCCGTAGACCAATCGAGCACGCCCGGCACCTTCCAGCGCGTATCACCGGTGCCGTTGCCCGCGATGCGTTGCACGGCAGAAACAAGCTCGTGATCGTAGATGCGGCCGTAGTCGGGGCCGGTGACAGCGCGCAGTTCCGTGCGCCCGTTCGCGACCTCCATGGTCCTGATCTGCTCTGCCCGGTGGTTGGTCAGCCCATATTGCAGGTTGATGCCTGCAAGCGGTGCGGGCAGTTGGCGCAGATAGGCG
This region includes:
- a CDS encoding DUF932 domain-containing protein; protein product: MNTQIIDAGRNASGGYKVDVSRGENVDRVSSEWFSRPDDERYLSLDDLFASVKTRAEQSRTRTVESAAIRVEAHRDDPEKLGLVLPGADEPIAPTHWSFGQLSSIVGAPAAYLRQLPAPLAGINLQYGLTNHRAEQIRTMEVANGRTELRAVTGPDYGRIYDHELVSAVQRIAGNGTGDTRWKVPGVLDWSTGIYNPRVDVTKETTTLYASDRDVFLFLVDDLNPIEAGLLPDGSPDLYFRGFYCWNSEVGAKTLGIASFYLRAVCQNRNLWGVEDFQEIKIRHSKYAASRFAHEAAPALRNFANSSPAPFIDGIRAAREKIVARTDEDRSDFLRKRGFSKAAASTIIDTVLTEEGRPPESVFDFVQGITAVARNKPQQDARLEMETRAKKLLEAAA